The Cryptomeria japonica chromosome 9, Sugi_1.0, whole genome shotgun sequence DNA segment ggaattggaaaactataaaaataaaaaataaaaagatacatacttgggagttaagtttaattgcaagaggctgcaagtaaatggagccttgaccatgtacataccaccactcatcagcatccatcccatatctagcattaagagctacaacatcatgattttttgcagatacaaattggccaaactccctcatgacaatatttcttgtctcctcatcttgatatatctttttaaaggcagccctatagccagaagcaacctctgcatctctatatggtggcaccctccttggtgttgcaagtatctctgcactataaaattttggcgtcaaagcaaatgctaagagatgtaagggggtggtcatcttgttccaatggtcaacaacaattttctgcacaactttgaaaaatgtttccgttgggtcattttcttttctatttattacttcttttattttttccaccatgcaatccatgccatcataaatctcgcccaaacatgggcgatcagtatcagcatacctgatcatgctcatgatgggctcagtgaaattcaaaacatattccacatcatcccaccatttctcactaaggatcaatgctcttacttttagagctctttctgtgtgggactgcttccatacactccacaagctgttgatgaccatagaactcaaggcgTCTCGCACCTTcagaagtcgtcttaagacgagcgtgtgagatgcaaatcgtgtttcagcaacctaacatgacataacaaaatacacaacatatatcaaatgcaagtctataaaaaatacaaatttaaaactaaaaaattaaaaaataaaatttaaaattagtaattataaattaccttcaacaactccaacttggagaaggtcctgaaaatggcttgtgacatatgatgattagtcacaaacatttgaatctcctcgcccTCCGCATATAgttttttcacccaatcaatttgtgtgccaagcttttgcatgattaaattgagtgagtgtactgcgcatggtgtccaaaagatgtgaccatatgtagcctccactatagtccctgctgccctacaatttttagcattgtcagttacaacttggacaacattttgaggccccaccatgtcaatgcattctatcaagatattggcaatgaaacttgcatctttcacttgcccctcacaatccactgctttcaaaaacattgcccctttaggacacactgctataacattgatcaatggcctatttttacaatctttccatccatcagaaacaatggtcacacctgtttcctgccatgtatctttgatgaccTTCAACTGTAACTCTATggatgctttctcctttgccaataaggtggttctcaccttttcataccctggacaaacataatcagaaggtgtattgcaaagagtatgcaccatgtcccgaaagtaaggtgatctaacaaggttgaaaggaagcccattgccataaaggcaacgtgcaattttggaatctgcaatctctctcagttcatttttgaaggcaaaatccaatgggcctcttttccgtGAAGCCACAACATTCTGATTCTCTACTGCATCAACTGGTGGGTTTTGCATGAAAGGATGTGAACCAGCTGGTCTTGTGGAGCCCATGCTACTAGAAGGCCTCTTAGACATTGAGCTTTGATGGACAAGAGGATGATTAGTCTTTGCTTTGCCACTTCTCCTAtcagcttcctcttgttctctaatatatcccaaaactagagcttttggcagccccttgccatctgatcccttacaaaattttattccacgcccag contains these protein-coding regions:
- the LOC131035275 gene encoding uncharacterized protein LOC131035275; this translates as MVINSLWSVWKQSHTERALKVRALILSEKWWDDVEYVLNFTEPIMSMIRYADTDRPCLGEIYDGMDCMVEKIKEVINRKENDPTETFFKVVQKIVVDHWNKMTTPLHLLAFALTPKFYSAEILATPRRVPPYRDAEVASGYRAAFKKIYQDEETRNIVMREFGQFVSAKNHDVVALNARYGMDADEWWYVHGQGSIYLQPLAIKLNSQVASSSSAERNWSTYSFIHSVKRNRLGAKKAEDLVYVHSNLRLLSHKDPEYSEGVTRNWDLAPECADLDATVAQLCQVSIDEAVMEFERDIASGSGIPFDIGSIDAEFEPLDDRELGLDASDEDEYGI